CACTCTATTTATGTTTAGGACAAATTTGCATGAAACGTCAATTGTGGGGAAAAGCTAAATATTATCTTGAAAAATCCAATGAGATTGAGCCTACTGCTCTTGCCTACGAAATTCAGGGGCAATTGCATGAAAAACTTGGTGAAGAAGCACTTGCGTGTAAAAGCTATAAACAAGGTTTAGGATTAATGACAAATGAATTCTACACCGAGAACAATTAATTCGAGCAGATAACATCATCTCAAACAGCGCGAGGATCTCCAGCATGAGAAATAAAATGCACACCTCAGAAGATCCTTCGTTGTAAAGTAAATTTATCTATAAAAATTTGGGATGATGACATGCATCATTACAATTTATATTAGTCTTTTCTACCTGAATGGTCACATGTTGAATGTTAAAGTCATGGCGTAATTGCTCAACCCATTCGGACCTTAATGCATCAGAAAGTTCTGCATCAGGCATATATAAGTGGACTGACATGGCATTTTCTTGGGTGCTCAGGGCCCAAATATGTAAGTCATGGAATCCTTTTACTCCTGGCTTACCCAATAAAAAATCGCTAACAGCAGTCCAGGAAATATTTTCTGGAACCCCATCGATGATAAGTCTGAAACTTCCAGCAAATAAGGACCACGTTCCTTTTAATATAATTAACGCAATGCATAAACCAACTATTGGGTCTATCCAAAGCCAACCAGTCCAATACAATAGCGCAGCAGATAGAACGACGCCAACAGAAACCAAAGCATCATAAAATAGATGTAAATAGGCACCTCGAATATTCAAGTCATCAGAACCACGAGCAAACAAAAGTGCCGTTGCAAAATTAATTATTATTCCTACACCAGCAACGATCATTACAGATACTGCTTGAACCTCTGAGGGCGAAAATAATTTATATACTGCATCTGTAGCAATAATTCCGCAGGTAAAGACTAATAAAATTCCATTTGCTAGCGCAGAGAGAATGGATATTTTTTTTAAACCATAGGTAGCCTTCATCGTAGGTGCACGTTTCATCAGTACCGTAGCAATCCATGCTAAAACTAAACCCAAAACATCACCTAAATTGTGAAACGCATCAGCCAATAAACTGGTCGAATGAGATAAATAAGCAAAAACTATCTGTAAAATCACAAAAAGACCATTAGCGATTATCGAAATGATAAATGCTTTTCCATAAGTAACTGCAGCATCGTGCCCGTGATGGTGATGTGAATCACCATGTGAGTGAGTACTCATAAGGCTCCTTCGTCTTTTGGTTCTTCTGTATAATAGTTTATACCGATTTTAATTCGATCACGTTCTTTTTGTTTGCGCCAAGCATTGGTATCACGTAAAGAATAAACACATCCACAATATTCTTGCTTATAAAATTCCTCGCGTTTTGCAATTTCATACATACGCTCTGATCCACCATTTTTACGCCAATTATAAGTCCAGTATTCCAAGTTGGGATATTTACTTGCAGCGCGAATGCCACAATCATTAATTTGATTCATATCTTTCCAACGGGAAATTCCCAAGGAACTGCTGATCACTGGAAAACCATGCTCATGAGCATATAAGGCGGTTCGTTCAAAACGCATATCAAAACACATGGTGCAACGTTTACCCCGCTCTGGTTCCCATTCCAAACCTTTGGCTCGTGCAAACCAGTTGTCTTTATCATAATCTGCATCGATGAAAGTGATATTGTGTTTTTGTGCAAAATTAATGTTTTCGTTTTTTCTGATTTCATACTCTTGAACAGGATGAATGTTCGGATTATAAAAAAAGATCGTAAAATTTATCTCCGAACTAATAAGCGCCTCCATAACCTCACCAGAACAGGGGGCACAACATGAATGCAGTAATAACTTGTCTGCAGCGTTAGGTAATTCCAATCGCTCTCTTTCTATCATTTGGGTACATCCGGTAAATTTATAAAATGGTGACGATAATATACCAATTCTGCAATGGAATCTTTAATATCGTCTAATGCAAGGTGCTTGGATTCTTTAACTACTCCATTCAACAACTCAGGCCGCCAACGGATCGCTAACTCTTTCAGCGTGCTTACATCCAAATTTCGGTAATGAAAAAACGCTGCAAGTTCTGGCATGTATTTGTATAAAAATCTCCTGTCTTGGCACACGCTATTACCACACATTGGTGATTTTCCTTTATCCAAATACTGTTTTAAGAAATCGATAGTTGATTGTTCTGCTTGCGCCTCACTAATTTGGCTTTCCAAAACTCGCTTGACCAAGCCGGATTGCCCATGTTGTTTGGTATTCCAAGAATCCATACCATCCAGTAAAGTTTTAGGCTGGGAAATAGCAAAAACGGGCCCCTCAGCAATTACATTTAAATGAGGATCAGTCACAACTGTAGCAAGCTCGATGATCCTGTCTTTTTCAGGCTCAAGCCCAGTCATTTCCAAATCTATCCAAATTAAATTTTGATTATTTTTCATTTATCTTCCAGGAGTTTAATATCAGTTCAACACATGCCACTCGTCTTTGATGTAACGCATGTTTAATTGCTTCACCCTGATAACCTTCAGTAATAAGGGCTTGGCTATTCACTTTAGCACATTCAGTAAGCAAATAACTCCATAATTTACCTTGTCGGTAATCAATATTTCGGCCACAGCCCTCTGCATCGGATTGACATGCAATTAACATATTATAGAAGAGATTAGGGCGGCGAAATGCATCACTTTGCTCTAAAAGCTTCACAATAGTACTTGCTTTTAATTCAAATAAGCGATGTATATTCAAATGGAATCGCGAGGTCATCCTTGCAAGGGCACGATACTCATTGGGGATACGTAGTCGAGAACATAAACTCTCAATAATAGCAACGCCACACTCCTCATGACCATGATGACTTGGCCAATTATACATCGGTGACAAAGCCTTACCTAAATCATGCACTAATGCGGCAAAACGGACTACCGGATCTGGCGATAAACCTGCTGCTGCATGTAAAACCAGCAAAGTATGAATACCACTATCTACTTCATGATGGTACCGATAAGGGTTGGGAATACCAAATAATGCATCAATTTCAGGCAAAACCACGCGTAATGCATCACAGGAACGTAAGGTACTGATAAATTGCTCCGGATTTTTTTCCGTTAAGCTTTTCTGCCATTCTTGCCAGACTCGCTCAGCAACCAAATGAGTCAATTCGCCTCTTTGAACCATCGTATACATTAATGAACGGGTTTCATCCGCCAATTTAAAGCCTAGATGATGAAAACGCGCCGCAAAACGAGCAACACGCAACACGCGTACTGGATCCTCTACAAAAGCAGGGGATACATGACGAAGTAGCTTAGCCTCTATATCCTTTCTCCCCTGATAAGGATCAACAAGGTGCCCCTGCTCATCCATAGCCATGGCATTAATTGTTAAATCGCGGCGTGCTAAATCATCTTCCAAAGTTACAGTTTTACTAAAATTGCAGGTGAAACCGTAATAACCTGGAGCAGATTTTCTTTCAGTTCGTGCTAAAGCATATTCTTCACTGGTCTCTGGATGCAAAAAAACAGGAAAATCACGCCCAACCTGTTTGAATCCTTTTTCTAATAAATCATCGGGGCTAGAACCAACAACAACCCAGTCCCGTTCATTTACTGGAAGATTCAATAATTGATCACGAACAGCACCACCAACCAAGTAGACTTTCATTAATTTTAATTTACCTTCATACTGTATGATTATTTAGCTCTGATTTGACCTCAACGAGCTAAGAATATTTAATGATTATATTATAGATCCGGACTATGAGTAAAAGACGTATTAGTAAGCAACAAACGGCACGCATTGAAAAAATCCAACGAAATTACCATGAAAATAAAAAAAATCATGACGATTTGGCTGATGGCCTCGTGATCACTCGATTTAGCAGACATGTTGAACTCGAAGACCATGAGGGAAAGCATGTTCGGTGTTCCATTAGACCCAATCTGGAAACATTAGTAGCTGGAGATAGAGTAATTTGGCAAACAGAAGGAACGAATCAAGGTGTAGTCGTCAGTCTTTACCCTCGAAGCAGCGTCTTGGCAAAACCAACCAGTTCCGGTGTGGTCAAGCCCGTTGCAGCAAACATTACACAACTCATTATTGTGATCGCACCTAAACCTGAAATCTCCTGGCCGTTACTTGATAGCTACCTAGTGATGGCAGAAACACTGCACTTGCAAGCCGTAATTCTATTGAATAAAACGGATTTGCCTTGCGAAGCCCTAAAAGAACAGTTACTTCTTGATTATGGGAGGCTTCACTATCCAATCTTACAAACAAGTAAACACATTCCTGATGGCTTACAACCACTGAAACATATTTTAAATCATCAAATCAGTGTGTTTGTAGGACAATCTGGGGTAGGGAAATCTTCACTTATTTCCAATATTTTGCCTCATGAAC
This sequence is a window from Legionella cherrii. Protein-coding genes within it:
- a CDS encoding cation diffusion facilitator family transporter, coding for MSTHSHGDSHHHHGHDAAVTYGKAFIISIIANGLFVILQIVFAYLSHSTSLLADAFHNLGDVLGLVLAWIATVLMKRAPTMKATYGLKKISILSALANGILLVFTCGIIATDAVYKLFSPSEVQAVSVMIVAGVGIIINFATALLFARGSDDLNIRGAYLHLFYDALVSVGVVLSAALLYWTGWLWIDPIVGLCIALIILKGTWSLFAGSFRLIIDGVPENISWTAVSDFLLGKPGVKGFHDLHIWALSTQENAMSVHLYMPDAELSDALRSEWVEQLRHDFNIQHVTIQVEKTNINCNDACHHPKFL
- a CDS encoding epoxyqueuosine reductase QueH, yielding MIERERLELPNAADKLLLHSCCAPCSGEVMEALISSEINFTIFFYNPNIHPVQEYEIRKNENINFAQKHNITFIDADYDKDNWFARAKGLEWEPERGKRCTMCFDMRFERTALYAHEHGFPVISSSLGISRWKDMNQINDCGIRAASKYPNLEYWTYNWRKNGGSERMYEIAKREEFYKQEYCGCVYSLRDTNAWRKQKERDRIKIGINYYTEEPKDEGAL
- the orn gene encoding oligoribonuclease, coding for MKNNQNLIWIDLEMTGLEPEKDRIIELATVVTDPHLNVIAEGPVFAISQPKTLLDGMDSWNTKQHGQSGLVKRVLESQISEAQAEQSTIDFLKQYLDKGKSPMCGNSVCQDRRFLYKYMPELAAFFHYRNLDVSTLKELAIRWRPELLNGVVKESKHLALDDIKDSIAELVYYRHHFINLPDVPK
- a CDS encoding multifunctional CCA addition/repair protein, which translates into the protein MKVYLVGGAVRDQLLNLPVNERDWVVVGSSPDDLLEKGFKQVGRDFPVFLHPETSEEYALARTERKSAPGYYGFTCNFSKTVTLEDDLARRDLTINAMAMDEQGHLVDPYQGRKDIEAKLLRHVSPAFVEDPVRVLRVARFAARFHHLGFKLADETRSLMYTMVQRGELTHLVAERVWQEWQKSLTEKNPEQFISTLRSCDALRVVLPEIDALFGIPNPYRYHHEVDSGIHTLLVLHAAAGLSPDPVVRFAALVHDLGKALSPMYNWPSHHGHEECGVAIIESLCSRLRIPNEYRALARMTSRFHLNIHRLFELKASTIVKLLEQSDAFRRPNLFYNMLIACQSDAEGCGRNIDYRQGKLWSYLLTECAKVNSQALITEGYQGEAIKHALHQRRVACVELILNSWKINEK
- the rsgA gene encoding small ribosomal subunit biogenesis GTPase RsgA; protein product: MSKRRISKQQTARIEKIQRNYHENKKNHDDLADGLVITRFSRHVELEDHEGKHVRCSIRPNLETLVAGDRVIWQTEGTNQGVVVSLYPRSSVLAKPTSSGVVKPVAANITQLIIVIAPKPEISWPLLDSYLVMAETLHLQAVILLNKTDLPCEALKEQLLLDYGRLHYPILQTSKHIPDGLQPLKHILNHQISVFVGQSGVGKSSLISNILPHEQNISINDLSELSELGRHTTSNSRYYHLPSGGALIDSPGVREFSLWHIDATEIARGYPEFSPYLSQCKFRNCTHKDTPHCAIIKAKNEGLISERRYENFIKLCTQYAK